The genomic segment TGGCCGTGGCGGGTGGCGTTGCGGCGAACGCCGCCATTCGGGGCAAGTTAGAGACTGTTTCCGCCGAGTTCGAAACAAAATTCGTCGCTCCGCCGTTGAGATTGTGCACGGATAACGCGGCTATGATTGCCTATGCGGGCGCAGAACTGTTTGCCGCCGGTATCCGGGATGACATGACGTTGGCCGCGCGGCCGCGCTGGCCGCTGGATGGCGCGAGCCCGGCGATGCTGGGGAGCGGCAAGAAGGGAGCGAAGGCATGATCCGGGTGATGGGAGCCGGCGCATTCGGCACGGCGCTGGCGGTGTCGCTGGCGAAGACCGGGCCGGTGACGCTTTGGTGCCGGGATGCCGAGCATGCGCGGGAGATGCGCAAGACGCGGGAGAATGCGCGCCGTTTGCCGGGTGTGACCTTGCCCGAGGCGATTTCGATTGCGACGGGGGATCTGCCGCCGACGGATGTGGATGCGACGCTGTTGTCGGTGCCGACGCAGAAGCTCAGGGCGTTTTGCGAGGAGAACCAGCGGCTGCTGGGCTCGGGTGGGCCACTGGTGGCGTGTTGCAAGGGGATCGAGCTTTCGACCGGCAGGCGGCCGACGCAGGTGATCGAGGATGTGCTGCCGGGGGCGATTTGCGCGATTCTGACCGGGCCGTCATTTGCCGACGACATTGCGAAGGGTCTGCCGACCGCGCTGACGCTGGCCTGCGAGGGCGAGGCGACGGGCGCGGCGCTTCAGGAAAGGCTGACGACGCCGAATTTGCGGCTTTACCGGAGTACGGACGTGATCGGGGCCGAGCTGGGCGGGGCGTTGAAGAACGTGATCGCCATCGGGTGCGGGGCCGCCATGGGCGCCGGGCTGGGCGAGAGTGCCAGGGCCGCGTTGCTGACACGGGCGTTTGCCGAGATGAAACGAGCCGCCGTGGAGATGGGGGCGGAAAGAGAGACGCTTTCCGGACTGTCGGGGTTTGGTGACCTGGTGCTCACCTGTACGTCGGGCCAATCGCGGAATTACCGGTTCGGCGTGAGCCTTGGGCAGGGCAAGGAATTCGAGCCCGGGGTGACTGTCGAAGGGGCCGCGACGGCGGAAGCGGTGTGCAACCACGCCGAGAAGGCCGGGCTGGACCTGCCGGTGATACGGGCGATCACGATGCTGGTCACCGGGCAATTGCGGGTGGATCAGGCTATGGATATGCTGTTGTCGAGACCTTTGAAGGAAGAATGAATGCTGATTGCCCTGATTGCCCGCGACAAGCCCGGTGCGCTCGAAATACGGACCGAGAACCGCGAGAAACACCTCGCCTATCTGAAAGAGACCGGCGTGGTGAGCCAGGCCGGGCCGCTGCTGGGGGATGACGGGAACATGTGCGGTTCGCTGGTGATTCTCGATGTCGAGGACATGGCGGCGGCAGAGGCGTGGGCCGAGAACGACCCCTATGCCAAGGCCGGGCTGTTCGAGACGGTCGAGCTGATCCCGTGGAAGAAGGTGATCTGAGCGATGCGCTATTGGCTGTTCAAGTCCGAACCCTCGACCTGGAGCTGGGATGACCAGGTGGCCAAGGGGGAGACGGGCGAGGAATGGGATGGCGTGCGCAACTACCAGGCGCGGAACTTCATGCGCGAGATGGCGGTGGGCGACCGGGGGTTCTTTTACCATAGCCAGACGGAAAAGGCGGTGGTGGGGATCGTCGAGGTGATGGCCGAGGCGCACCCGGACAGCACGACCGATGACGAGCGCTGGGAGTGCGTGGATATCAAGGCAGTCAAACCGGTGGAGCGGCCGGTCACGCTGGACATGATCAAGGAGGATCCGCGGCTGGCGGAGATGGTGCTGGTGAAGAACTCGCGCCTGTCGGTGCAGCCGGTGACGGCGGAGGAGTGGAAGATCGTGTGTGACCTGGCTGGGGTTTCGGCCTGACGTGATGCCATTTCCGGGGAGGATCGGATGGGATATCTTGGCGTGCTCGTGGCGGCGGTGGCCGCCTATGCCTTTGGGGCGGTGTGGTACATGATCCTGGCCAAGCCGTGGATCAGGGCAGCGGGGATCGAGACGGATAGCAGCGGCAAGCCGCTGAATGCGTCGAACCCGGTGCCGTATATCGTGGCCTTCGGGTCGGCGGTTCTGGTCGCAGGAATGATGCGGCACATCTTCGCGTTGAGCGGCATCGACACGGTGGACAAGGGTTTGGTTTCCGGGCTGGGGATCGGGCTTTTCCTGGCCAGCCCTTGGCTTTTGACCTGCTACAGTTTCGGCGGCCGCCCGTTCCGCCTGACGCTGATCGATGGCGGATATGCGACGATCGGCAGTGCGATCATCGGCGTGGTTCTGACGCTGTTCTGAAAGGTCTCGGAGACTTTACGGAGGGTACCGGCCGGATTGCGCAGTACCCTCCGTCACCCCAGTGCTCCCACTGCACCAAACGTGTCTCTGGAAAGGTTGCGGCCATCCTGGCCTGTGTCGTGACCATAGGGTATTCCGCCCCGCCCGGCAAATGGCAAGTACCTAGAATCCGTCTCAAATCGGCGGGTGTTCCGGGGAGCGCCGGGCCAAAGGTTAATGGCCAAAACTTTATCCGTTAAGCCGCCGGTAAGGTGCGGTCGGCTATGCCTGTCCTCGGGTGAGAAAAAAGGTGGTGGAGATGAGTGCGTCGGGTGACAACGCCGCGCCAGTCATCATCAAACGGAAAAAGATCGTCAAGGGCGACGGGCACCATGGTGGGGCCTGGAAGGTGGCGATAGCATTTTCCTTTAGCCTTTGGCGCTTTGCGCCAGTGAAACGTCCCGCCCCCGTCGGGAGACGGCCTCAAGCTGTCGTTCTGACATGTGCGACAGGATTGTCGGCCCGTCGCGCCACCCTCACTGGAATGCACGGCAAGCATGGCGCCGAGGTGCTAATGGAGTGCTAAGTGTCCAACGGCATGTTCTGCGGATTTGACACAAATCCCCTCAGGCCCGTTTCTCGACCTGTCGAGTCACCGCCCCCTCGATCGTGTGGCGCCGCCCGCTTTCGTCATAGGTGTCGAAGGAATGACGCAGTTGCCGGAGCGCGGCCATGCGACCCGCCACCTGCCGAATACCCTGAAGCGCACCGTCCAGCAGCGTCTGATTTCGCCTGACCTTGCCGCGAATCTCGTCGAGATCGGGTTGATGTTCCGGCTCGACCGTGTTGAGCGCATCAATCAGGACGGTCTTGCGGTCAAGCAACACCGCCATCTGGTCGAGGTCGCCCGTCAGCAGGGCGCTGCGCTCCTGTTCGAGCAGGTCGTCGAGCGCCTGAAGTATCTCTTTTGCCGTTTCAGGTTCCATCCTTTGCCTCCATCATCGATTTGAAGAACTGTTCAGCCATCCCGAGCCCTCCTGCCGCGACCATGCGCCGGGCGATGGCATCGCGGTGGAAAGATGCGAAGTGATCTTCGCCTGCCCCCCCCGAGAACGAATTGACCTGCGATCCGAATCCGGCGGATTTGAGCATTTCCGAAAGGAAGCTGGCCTCGAGCGCCACCGCCGCGGCGCGCGCTCGAGCCTCTTGCAGGGGCAGATCGCTTTTGACCCAGGGCTGTGCCGGGGAAAGTGGTGAAATTTCCGTCACTCGATCGACTCCAATTCAATGCAACTCGGAGCATGTTTGCGGATAAGCGGTAAACATTCGGTAACCGGCTCCTGCCATGATCCCCGGATCGCGGAAGAAATCCCGGAGCAAGCGAATGTTGTCCTTTCTCTCTGGTTCAAGTCC from the Roseovarius indicus genome contains:
- a CDS encoding NAD(P)H-dependent glycerol-3-phosphate dehydrogenase; this translates as MIRVMGAGAFGTALAVSLAKTGPVTLWCRDAEHAREMRKTRENARRLPGVTLPEAISIATGDLPPTDVDATLLSVPTQKLRAFCEENQRLLGSGGPLVACCKGIELSTGRRPTQVIEDVLPGAICAILTGPSFADDIAKGLPTALTLACEGEATGAALQERLTTPNLRLYRSTDVIGAELGGALKNVIAIGCGAAMGAGLGESARAALLTRAFAEMKRAAVEMGAERETLSGLSGFGDLVLTCTSGQSRNYRFGVSLGQGKEFEPGVTVEGAATAEAVCNHAEKAGLDLPVIRAITMLVTGQLRVDQAMDMLLSRPLKEE
- a CDS encoding YciI family protein; this translates as MLIALIARDKPGALEIRTENREKHLAYLKETGVVSQAGPLLGDDGNMCGSLVILDVEDMAAAEAWAENDPYAKAGLFETVELIPWKKVI
- a CDS encoding EVE domain-containing protein, which translates into the protein MRYWLFKSEPSTWSWDDQVAKGETGEEWDGVRNYQARNFMREMAVGDRGFFYHSQTEKAVVGIVEVMAEAHPDSTTDDERWECVDIKAVKPVERPVTLDMIKEDPRLAEMVLVKNSRLSVQPVTAEEWKIVCDLAGVSA
- a CDS encoding DUF1761 domain-containing protein; its protein translation is MGYLGVLVAAVAAYAFGAVWYMILAKPWIRAAGIETDSSGKPLNASNPVPYIVAFGSAVLVAGMMRHIFALSGIDTVDKGLVSGLGIGLFLASPWLLTCYSFGGRPFRLTLIDGGYATIGSAIIGVVLTLF
- a CDS encoding flagellar export chaperone FlgN — translated: MEPETAKEILQALDDLLEQERSALLTGDLDQMAVLLDRKTVLIDALNTVEPEHQPDLDEIRGKVRRNQTLLDGALQGIRQVAGRMAALRQLRHSFDTYDESGRRHTIEGAVTRQVEKRA
- a CDS encoding rod-binding protein, translated to MTEISPLSPAQPWVKSDLPLQEARARAAAVALEASFLSEMLKSAGFGSQVNSFSGGAGEDHFASFHRDAIARRMVAAGGLGMAEQFFKSMMEAKDGT